In one window of Kitasatospora sp. MMS16-BH015 DNA:
- a CDS encoding redox-sensing transcriptional repressor Rex, translating to MAIGRSPQSSSQGPDQGASRRPSRARGIPEATVARLPLYLRALTALSERSVPTVSSEELAAAAGVNSAKLRKDFSYLGSYGTRGVGYDVEYLVYQISRELGLTQDWPVVIVGIGNLGHALANYGGFASRGFRVAALLDADPSVVGGSAAGLPVRHMDELEEIVASQHVSIGVITTPPGAAQQVCDRLVEAGVTSILNFAPTVLNVPDGVDVRKVDLSIELQILAFHEQRKAGEEPDRGDSVLDRAPGPVRAAAAKLRRAAGGQAKPEPGKGGKPGPEGDLSAVMPA from the coding sequence GTGGCAATCGGCCGATCACCACAGAGCAGTTCGCAGGGGCCCGACCAGGGCGCCTCGCGCCGACCCTCGCGTGCCCGGGGCATCCCGGAGGCGACCGTCGCCCGGCTCCCGCTCTACCTGCGGGCGCTGACCGCGCTCTCCGAGCGCTCCGTCCCGACCGTCTCCTCCGAGGAGCTGGCCGCCGCCGCCGGGGTGAACTCGGCCAAGCTGCGCAAGGACTTCTCCTACCTCGGCTCGTACGGCACCCGCGGTGTCGGCTACGACGTCGAGTACCTCGTCTACCAGATCTCCCGCGAGCTGGGCCTGACCCAGGACTGGCCGGTCGTCATCGTCGGCATCGGGAACCTGGGGCACGCGCTGGCCAACTACGGCGGCTTCGCCTCCCGTGGCTTCCGGGTGGCCGCGCTGCTGGACGCCGACCCGTCCGTGGTCGGCGGCAGCGCCGCCGGGCTGCCGGTGCGGCACATGGACGAGCTGGAGGAGATCGTCGCCAGCCAGCACGTCTCGATCGGTGTGATCACCACCCCGCCCGGGGCCGCCCAGCAGGTCTGCGACCGGCTGGTGGAGGCCGGCGTGACCAGCATCCTGAACTTCGCGCCGACGGTGCTCAACGTGCCGGACGGCGTGGACGTCCGCAAGGTCGACCTCTCGATAGAGCTCCAGATCCTGGCCTTCCACGAGCAGCGCAAGGCCGGCGAGGAGCCGGACCGCGGTGACTCGGTGCTCGACCGGGCCCCCGGCCCGGTCCGCGCCGCCGCCGCCAAGCTGCGCCGGGCTGCCGGCGGCCAGGCCAAGCCGGAGCCGGGCAAGGGCGGCAAGCCCGGCCCCGAGGGTGACCTGTCCGCGGTGATGCCCGCGTGA
- a CDS encoding 3'-5' exonuclease, whose protein sequence is MRGYAVVDVEATGRSPWRHRVVEVAVVLLDEQLRPEGEFSTLLDPAGPVGPTHVHRIAQEDVVGAPRFREVAPHLLERLAGRVLVGHHVSCDRAFLEREFARIGIPLPPVPLLCTMSLARGRLAGAGGYGLAACVAAAGLGWYPAHTALGDARATADLLRHCVHTLKCPPVDWAEPLTAAARVPWPRLGRAALRPAGALIRRDAPYGPWPQGGERPGLVLTALGGE, encoded by the coding sequence ATGCGCGGCTACGCCGTGGTCGACGTCGAGGCCACCGGTCGCAGCCCGTGGCGCCACCGGGTGGTGGAGGTCGCGGTGGTGCTGCTGGACGAGCAGCTGCGGCCCGAGGGCGAGTTCTCCACGCTGCTCGACCCGGCCGGGCCGGTCGGACCCACCCATGTGCACCGGATCGCCCAGGAGGACGTGGTCGGCGCCCCGCGCTTCCGCGAGGTCGCACCGCACCTGCTGGAGCGGCTGGCCGGCCGGGTGCTGGTCGGCCACCACGTCAGCTGCGACCGGGCCTTCCTGGAGCGGGAGTTCGCCCGGATCGGGATACCCCTGCCGCCCGTCCCGCTGCTCTGCACGATGAGCCTCGCCCGGGGCCGCCTGGCCGGGGCCGGCGGCTACGGCCTGGCCGCCTGCGTGGCGGCGGCCGGGCTCGGTTGGTATCCCGCGCACACCGCGCTGGGCGACGCCCGGGCCACCGCCGACCTGCTGCGGCACTGCGTACACACCCTGAAGTGCCCGCCGGTGGACTGGGCCGAGCCGCTGACCGCGGCCGCCCGGGTGCCCTGGCCGCGCCTGGGCCGGGCCGCCCTCCGGCCGGCCGGTGCGCTGATCCGGCGCGATGCCCCGTACGGGCCGTGGCCGCAGGGCGGCGAGCGTCCGGGCCTGGTGCTGACCGCACTGGGTGGCGAGTGA
- a CDS encoding glutaredoxin family protein, which yields MSPLLRRDTKKKPAERTVTLVGKPGCHLCDEAREVILKVTGELGAAFEEKDITQDEELYRTYWEQIPVTLIDGEQHDFWRVDERRLRAGLGA from the coding sequence GTGAGCCCACTGCTGCGACGCGACACCAAGAAGAAGCCGGCCGAGCGCACCGTCACGCTGGTCGGCAAGCCCGGCTGCCACCTCTGCGACGAGGCCCGCGAGGTGATCCTCAAGGTGACCGGCGAGCTCGGCGCCGCCTTCGAGGAGAAGGACATCACCCAGGACGAGGAGCTGTACCGCACTTACTGGGAGCAGATCCCGGTGACCCTGATCGACGGCGAGCAGCACGACTTCTGGCGCGTGGACGAGCGCCGCCTCCGGGCCGGCCTGGGCGCCTGA
- a CDS encoding HAD family phosphatase, which yields MAALRRLTQARRTPTERTALAGEAAAEAAEAALVATPKRAPKAPEGNHTPTPDDPRAAAFFDCDNTILRGAAIFYLGIGLYRRRFFSRWDVARFAWQQASFRLLGSEDPAHIADAQDTALGLVAGKRTAELEQICEEIFEQVIAEKIWPGTRALVQMHLDAGQRVWLVTAAPLEVARIIARRLGMTGALGTVAEAVDGVYTGRLVGGLLHGEAKAAAVAALARREQLDLTHCAAFSDSANDIPMLALVGHPYVVNPDATLRRHARRMGWRVRDFRTGRKAARIGLPAAAGLGILAGLAAVTLAERRKRR from the coding sequence ATGGCCGCGTTGCGAAGGCTCACCCAGGCGAGGCGTACCCCGACCGAGCGGACCGCCCTCGCGGGCGAGGCCGCCGCCGAGGCGGCCGAGGCCGCCCTGGTCGCCACCCCGAAGCGTGCACCCAAGGCGCCCGAGGGCAACCACACCCCCACCCCCGACGACCCGCGGGCCGCCGCCTTCTTCGACTGCGACAACACCATCCTGCGCGGCGCCGCCATCTTCTACCTGGGCATCGGCCTCTACCGCCGCCGCTTCTTCAGCCGCTGGGACGTGGCCCGGTTCGCCTGGCAGCAGGCCTCCTTCCGGTTGCTCGGCTCGGAGGACCCGGCGCACATCGCCGACGCCCAGGACACCGCGCTCGGCCTGGTCGCGGGCAAGCGGACGGCCGAGCTGGAGCAGATCTGCGAGGAGATCTTCGAGCAGGTCATCGCCGAGAAGATCTGGCCCGGCACCCGGGCCCTGGTGCAGATGCACCTGGACGCCGGCCAGCGGGTCTGGCTGGTCACCGCCGCCCCGCTGGAGGTGGCCCGGATCATCGCCCGCCGGCTCGGCATGACCGGCGCGCTCGGCACCGTGGCCGAGGCGGTGGACGGCGTCTACACCGGCCGCCTGGTCGGCGGCCTGCTGCACGGCGAGGCCAAGGCCGCCGCGGTGGCCGCGCTGGCCCGCCGCGAGCAGCTCGACCTCACCCACTGCGCCGCCTTCAGCGACTCCGCCAACGACATCCCGATGCTGGCCCTGGTCGGACACCCCTACGTGGTGAACCCGGACGCCACGCTCCGTCGCCACGCCCGACGGATGGGCTGGCGGGTCCGCGACTTCCGCACCGGCCGCAAGGCCGCCCGGATCGGCCTGCCCGCAGCCGCGGGCCTCGGCATCCTCGCCGGGCTCGCCGCCGTCACCCTCGCGGAGCGCCGCAAGCGCCGCTGA
- a CDS encoding ECF subfamily RNA polymerase sigma factor, BldN family, with protein sequence MYPPVRNDAPATSRPSAAPMRSGTRVDRLWAAIREFELYVPQVVPQPALAGGTFGGAPPGALLRSTTTSGTTGTRSRGTTLGGGRSRARTTPSPGFETEHNPIMELVERAQAGESEAFGRLYDHYADTVYRYIYYRVGSRATAEDLTSETFLRALRRIGTFTWQGRDFGAWLVTIARNLVADHFKSSRFRLEVTTGEMLDSNECERSPEESVLESLSNAALLDAVRRLNPQQQECVTLRFLQGLSVAETARIMGKNEGAIKTLQYRAVRTLARLLPPDAR encoded by the coding sequence GTGTACCCACCCGTCCGGAACGACGCGCCTGCCACCTCCCGCCCGTCGGCCGCCCCCATGCGCTCCGGTACGCGCGTCGACCGCCTGTGGGCCGCGATCCGCGAGTTCGAGCTGTACGTGCCCCAGGTGGTGCCCCAACCCGCCCTGGCCGGCGGCACGTTCGGCGGAGCGCCGCCGGGCGCCCTGCTGCGCTCGACCACGACCAGCGGCACCACCGGCACCCGCAGCCGCGGCACCACCCTCGGCGGCGGCCGCAGCCGGGCCCGCACCACGCCCAGCCCCGGCTTCGAGACCGAGCACAACCCGATCATGGAGCTGGTCGAGCGGGCCCAGGCCGGCGAGAGCGAGGCCTTCGGCCGGCTCTACGACCACTACGCCGACACCGTCTACCGGTACATCTACTACCGGGTGGGCAGCCGGGCCACCGCCGAGGACCTCACCAGTGAGACGTTCCTGCGCGCGCTGCGCCGGATCGGCACCTTCACCTGGCAGGGCCGGGACTTCGGCGCCTGGCTGGTGACCATCGCGCGCAACCTGGTCGCCGATCACTTCAAGTCCAGCCGCTTCCGGCTGGAGGTCACCACCGGCGAGATGCTCGACTCCAACGAGTGCGAGCGCAGCCCGGAGGAGTCGGTCCTCGAATCCCTCTCCAACGCGGCCCTGCTCGACGCCGTCCGACGGCTCAACCCGCAGCAGCAGGAGTGCGTCACCCTCCGCTTCCTGCAAGGGCTTTCGGTGGCCGAGACGGCCCGGATCATGGGCAAGAACGAGGGGGCCATCAAGACCCTCCAGTACCGTGCCGTCCG